The Microvirga lotononidis region GACAGGAGCGAGGCCGCGGCTCGGGTTCGTCGGCATCGGCCTAATGGGTGAGGGGATGACCCGTCGCCTTCTCGACCGAGGCTGGACCGTGACAGTCTGGAATCAGGAGCCGGAGCGCCTCGATATGGTCATCCCGCACGGCGCAGTCGCTGCGGCAAGTCCGGCTGCCGTGGCAGATGCCAGTGATTTCGTCCTGATGTGCGTGCTCCATACAGAAGCGGTGCGGCGATGCGTGTTTGCACCGGATGGAATTGCGGCGGCGCAAAACAAGCCACGCATCGTCATTGACCTCTCCACAGCTGATCCAGAGGCCACTCGCGAGATGGCCATGCGCCTGCGCACCGAGACCGGGACGAGTTGGGTTGATGCCCCGATCTCCGGCGGTCCAGGGGCCGCGCGCCAGGGCACTATGACCATAATGGCCGGTGGCGAGCCCAGCGATATCGAGGCGATCCAGCCGATCATGGACGACCTCGCCGCCAATTTCACCCCCATGGGTCCGGTCGGGGCCGGGCAAACCACCAAGATCATCAACCAGGCAATTGTCGGGACTGGTTATGTGCTGATGGCCGAAGCCGTTGTGCTCGCCGAAGCAGCGGGTATTGCGGCTGAGCGTCTCCCACAGTGCCTCGCGGGAGGTGCGGCCGACAGCGTCCTGCTGCAGACGATATACCGGCAGATGAAGGCACGCGATTTCGCGCCGCCCAAGGGCTATGCCCGCCAGCTTCTCAAGGATCTGAAGGCAGTCGTGGATTTCGAGCGCACGGCTGGCCTGTCCCTCCCGATCGTCGAAACCGCCTGTGACCGATACGCCGCCTATGTCGGGAAGGGCAATGAGATGGAGGACTCAGCATCCATCGTACGTCTTTATGAGGGAACGGGATCATGAGCGACACCAGGGCCGAGATTCCGATCATTGATGCGCATCAGCATTTCTGGAATCTCAGTACGAACTATTACCCTTGGCTTCAGGATCCGGACCCGATCCCCTTTCGATACGGCGACTACTCCGCGCTCAAGCGCAACTACCTCCCTGCCGACCTGCGACGTGACATTGGCTCATACCGGGTCGTGAAAACGATTCACATCGAAGCTGAGTGGGATCGGTCGCGGCCGGTGGCTGAGACCGAATGGCTGCATGACCTCTCGCGCCGCGAAGGCCTTCCGACAGTCTGCGTGGCTCATGCGGCTCTGGACGCGCCAGATGCTGATGAGACGCTTTACCGGCAAAGCCGCGTCTCTATCGTGCGTGGCATTCGCCACAAACCCACTGCAGCGGGCTCCCCTGGTGAGGCGAAGCGTGGCGCACCAGGATCAATGGACGATCCACAATGGCGCAAAGGATATGCGATCCTAGGATGCCTCGGTCTGTCCTTTGATCTGCAGACGCCTTGGTGGCACTTGGACGCCGCCTCGGAACTCGCACGCGATTTTCCAAACACA contains the following coding sequences:
- a CDS encoding NAD(P)-dependent oxidoreductase, which encodes MTGARPRLGFVGIGLMGEGMTRRLLDRGWTVTVWNQEPERLDMVIPHGAVAAASPAAVADASDFVLMCVLHTEAVRRCVFAPDGIAAAQNKPRIVIDLSTADPEATREMAMRLRTETGTSWVDAPISGGPGAARQGTMTIMAGGEPSDIEAIQPIMDDLAANFTPMGPVGAGQTTKIINQAIVGTGYVLMAEAVVLAEAAGIAAERLPQCLAGGAADSVLLQTIYRQMKARDFAPPKGYARQLLKDLKAVVDFERTAGLSLPIVETACDRYAAYVGKGNEMEDSASIVRLYEGTGS
- a CDS encoding amidohydrolase family protein, with amino-acid sequence MSDTRAEIPIIDAHQHFWNLSTNYYPWLQDPDPIPFRYGDYSALKRNYLPADLRRDIGSYRVVKTIHIEAEWDRSRPVAETEWLHDLSRREGLPTVCVAHAALDAPDADETLYRQSRVSIVRGIRHKPTAAGSPGEAKRGAPGSMDDPQWRKGYAILGCLGLSFDLQTPWWHLDAASELARDFPNTQIIINHTGLPADRSPEGLAAWRSALEKVATCPNIAIKISGLGQKGRPWSLESNAPVIRDAIAIFGADRAMFASNYPVDSLVASYGTIVAGFLAAIADRPMAEQYQLTHDSAERIYRL